Proteins from a genomic interval of Rhizoctonia solani chromosome 12, complete sequence:
- a CDS encoding cytochrome P450 family protein → MPSPLIDYDCVQDGGHWLWGHEMMAHQTPYEGAYTEWMNRYGPVYKIKGALFHPDIIVIGDQVTVRHILGKMTYAYVKSPIIRTLTERLVGKGLVWAEGNLHKRQRQELAPFFTAQATGNMFNNISVCASMGADNLEAHIINNTGNPKQGLTLDIVDWTESITLDITGRFALNYDFESGKGHAAKFIKQSWKKQSSTNLHWTAVLPESSVGRQKNTSRDLTDNRKPEPTFGTLHLLVPRAFQVKLSNEGQIESTKDELYDHVCTMIIAGQDTTASSLAFSLHQLAMYPGYQTRLRDEIFQLGREPTYDDLMSGMPWLDAIMMESFRHRPVVPHLERVATEDSVLRFGGAIQGSDGKKITEVLIKAGQAIIIPVMSINHMKSVWGDDADEFKPERWLDPARLELVNRKFGWNGILTFSDGPRQCIGYRMAVLTFKTTLATYIRKFEFHDTGAVMHARYVGTMQSYVAGEEGKGTQMPLRVTLVDDSGTN, encoded by the exons ATGCCCTCGCCTTTGATCGACTATGACTGTGTGCAGGATGGCGGACACTGGCTTTGGGGACACGAAATGATGGCTCACCAAACTCCATACGAAGGGGCGTATACTGAATGGATGAACCGGTACGGACCGGTTTACAAAATCAAAGGAGCACTGTTTCACCCAGACATT ATTGTTATTGGAGACCAAGTTACAGTTCGCCACATACTTGGAAAGATGACTTACGCATATG TAAAATCGCCAATAATCCGCACCCTCACTGAACGCCTTGTTGGAAAAGGTCTTGTTTGGGCGGAAGGTAATTTACATAAGCGACAGAGACAAGAACTTGCACCTTTTTTCAC AGCTCAAGCAACTGGCAATATGTTCAATAATATTAGTGTTTGCGCGAGCATGGGTGCTGATAATCTTGAAGCACACATCATCAATAATACTGGAAATCCCAAACAAGGTCTAACATTAGATATAGTGGACTGGACTGAGTCGATAACGCTAGACATTACCGGCCGCTTCGCGCTCAATTATGACTTTGAATCTGGAAAGGGCCACGCTGCAAAATTTATCAAGCAGTCTTGGAAAAAACAATCTTCCACTAATCTGCATTGGACAGCAGTACTT CCTGAAAGCTCAGTTGGCCGTCAAAAGAATACTTCAAGAGATCTCACAGATAATCGTAAACCAGAAC CTACTTTCGGTACCTTACACTTACTTGTCCCTCGTGCTTTTCAAGTCAAGTTATCTAATGAAGGTCAAATTGAAAGTACCAAGGATGAACTCTATGACCAT GTATGCACCATGATTATTGCTGGTCAGGATACCACTGCAAGTAGTCTCGCATTCAGCCTGCACCAGCTCGCTATGTACCCCGGATACCAGACTCGCCTTCGCGACGAAATCTTCCAACTAGGTCGTGAACCAACGTACGATGATCTTATGTCAGGAATGCCGTGGCTCGATGCCATTATGATGGAGAG TTTCCGTCATCGGCCTGTTGTTCCACACCTGGAACGAGTTGCAACCGAG GACTCCGTACTGAGGTTTGGGGGTGCGATACAAGGGTCGGATGGGAAGAAGATCACCGAGGTTTTGATCAAGGCAGGACAG GCTATTATCATACCTGTCATGTCTATTAATCATATGAAGTCGGTCTGGGGTGACGATGCCGACGAATTTAAACCTGAAAGGTGGTTAGATCCCGCACGACTCGAGCTCGTGAACAGGAAGTTTGGATGGAATGGCATACTGACTTTCTCAGATGGACCGCGTCAATGCATCGGATATAGGATGGCTGTTCTCACATTCAAG ACCACCCTAGCAACATACATTCGGAAGTTTGAGTTCCACGATACAGGCGCAGTTATGCATGCCCGATATGTAGGAACGATGCAATCCTATGTTGCAGGTGAAGAGGGCAAAGGAACACAGATGCCCCTTCGGGTAACCCTGGTCGATGATTCAGGGACCAACTAG
- a CDS encoding exocyst complex component Sec8 yields MSRTPRTRGSRSRDRGSEDFSRSNGYTYETPPLPITRPLQPRPRVPSITGGYTSDRDRDRFGTSPSNSRMHYDSPSRASPAPSRPARSERRPINSVASDSFRQTHSSRPSIDDDADPYGGVDALPITQPQFQDDHGEPKALGSVISAFQIAGYRHAAAPDKERERLIEQTDRIREREPGRAIKGRRGTIGEIDAVLDQMQDEWAFVVDPDFNPVSLALALLDDSSVGRDLDSFRRTKGMLERALKGTVDKHYQAFAASLPHHSKLINLLTETQKHIAETRSCLIDARAALSHQRADLVQLWSRGQTIEEMLRILDEIDRLKNIPDQLESLMSEKKLLQAALLLVRSQKTITNAELMDIGALTDLRSYLSGQETALRDIMIEELHAHLYLKSFWCESRWAAYKPGQESLPDLGPGSSSNDELPIISPFGAMPQALAKYLTDLNMRPVSDAPFSVSDDPRQSVVEPPGSRTHSRNPSLSARPTSVVDPTPTVKTPDNIESNSFLYIEMLLEALAVLGSLGGALDTVNQRLNVEIFTLVESVISDVHERAEFVRRGLEQSQPGAGNTGSGGGIYVFVGEGPGALRLAALEGAAKKVDHEILRDLCWTLYSKLDAVVQGLRVVSEVSERIASRRDFKDASGINPGQLFPLANAWSSIRSEVRNLLHDQISDEGSGVTAGRNPISSINEILRTGKFGRDKTKGAFHFADTDPKPVNRALRTHEEGITQVLRATVPGLITSLAGEASAGTQFTTGPDASEHRLLVRPDAFHVSVLFQPTLAFLERAAACLPDGVAEGVGGMGGGSLFLDDFVVRVYLPQLEEKVSDLFHQAVGGLDAFHEDTHSGRISEQPLVKASMQLMALINSLCIMLQATPLHRENYARLILGVIIQFYQRCYERFLDLVSRSTFSGENSSIAAKWAQRPEVAACLGELYSTPLHEINQRRTLCKQETRVELTFLANAIVGKDDLLPHVRDLTALGSLYRSLTWFITQLLGMKLTLNDAPATLNDPRASPKPPPSPRSPAQVPNSPFSPRIPLEVIQSSYMPSDSLRLPLSRAMAQRFDAIMKTYDQLAELTLSTIRIDENYRIDQECKQPDPFVQDLNTSLIACDDAINGVLPEVERRFIFDGIGGLVEHLLVSNSRFIRFANDFGIQKMLRNLSALRQNLKTITGLPEDFELSQAQAYYNLFDLGPTAMLERIRNNQVFGFEEYKSMLNLQCGVDQALADNVRLSGAPQQTSDREYNDYLIELHALAIDDWN; encoded by the exons ATGTCTCGAACGCCTCGTACGCGCGGCTCCCGCTCACGGGACCGCGGATCTGAGGATTTCTCGCGCTCCAATGGATATACTTATGAAACTCCGCCTCTCCCTATAACTCGTCCTCTCCAGCCTCGTCCTCGCGTGCCTTCGATCACCGGAGGATACACTAGTGATAGAGACAGAGATAGATTTGGAACATCTCCATCCAACAGCCGCATGCACTACGATTCCCCCAGCCGAGCCTCTCCAGCGCCGAGTCGTCCAGCACGATCAGAACGGCGTCCAATAAACTCCGTTGCATCTGACTCGTTTAGGCAAACTCATAGTTCAAGACCTTCGATTGATGATGACGCAGATCCTTATGGAGGAGTGGACGCGTTGCCTATTACACAGCCGCAGTTCCAGGACGACCACGGCGAACCTAAAGCGCTAGGAAGCGTCATATCGGCTTTTCAAATTGCAGGATACCGACATGCTGCTGCGCCGGATAAGGAGAGGGAGCGATTGATAGAGCAGACGGATCGAATACGGGAGCGCGAACCTGGGAGGGCGATAAAGGGCCGAAGGGGCACTATTGGAGAAATTGATG CGGTCCTTGATCAGATGCAAGACGAATGGGCGTTTGTTGTGGACCCAGAT TTTAATCCTGTATCCCTTGCGTTGGCCTTGCTCGACGATTCATCTGTAGGACGCGATTTGGACTCATTTCGGAGAACCAAAGGAATGTTGGAGAGAGCCTTGAAAGGCACAGTTGACA AACATTATCAAGCATTTGCTGCTTCGCTGCCACACCACAGCAAATTAATAAACCTACTCACGGAGACTCAAAAGCACATCGCGGAAACGCGTTCGTGTCTTATTGATGCGCGTGCTGCACTAAGTCATCAGAGGGCGGACTTGGTTCAGTTATGGTCCAGAGGGCAAACTATCGAGGAGATGCTAAGGATACTAGATGAAAT AGATCGCCTGAAGAATATACCCGATCAATTGGAATCGCTCATGTCTGAAAAGAAACTCCTTCAAGCCGCCTTGTTGCTGGTGCGAAGTCAAAAGACAATCACGAATGCAGAGCTTATGGATATTGGGGCTTTGACTGATTTAAGGTCGTACCTTAGCGGGCAAGAAACG GCTCTACGTGACATCATGATTGAAGAACTACACGCTCACCTATATTTGAAAAGTTTCTGGTGCGAGTCTCGATGGGCGGCTTAcaaacctggtcaagaatcAT TACCTGACCTTGGCCCTGGCTCGTCATCGAACGATGAGCTACCAATTATCTCGCCATTCGGTGCAATGCCACAAGCCCTTGCCAAATATCTAACCGACTTAAATATGCGACCAGTATCAGATGCACCATTCTCAGTTTCAGACGATCCTCGGCAATCTGTGGTTGAACCACCGGGATCCCGTACTCATTCCCGTAACCCATCTCTCTCCGCTCGTCCTACGTCTGTGGTCGATCCAACACCAACGGTCAAAACTCCCGACAATATCGAGTCCAACTCATTCCTTTACATCGAGATGTTACTCGAAGCGCTGGCAGTTTTAGGATCTTTGGGTGGTGCGCTTGACACTGTTAACCAACGTCTCAATGTAGAAATCTTCACGCTTGTTGAGAGTGTGATCTCGGACGTCCACGAAAGAGCAGAATTTGTTAGAAGAGGACTGGAACAATCTCAACCGGGTGCCGGGAACACAGGGAGTGGCGGAGGAATTTATGTGTTTGTGGGTGAAGGTCCTGGCGCACTGAGACTTGCCGCCCTCGAAGGCGCGGCAAAGAAAGTGGATCATGAAATTCTGAGGGACTTGTGTTGGACTTTGTACTCCAAGTTAGATGCCGTCGTACAAGGGCTGAGGGTTGTCAGTGAGGTGTCTGAAAGGATTGCATCT AGACGGGACTTTAAAGACGCTTCGGGAATCAATCCAGGTCAACTTTTCCCATTGGCGAATGCCTGGAGCTCCATCCGCTCCGAG GTACGGAATTTGTTGCACGATCAAATCAGCGACGAAGGTAGTGGCGTGACTGCGGGAAGGAATCCAATATCCTCAATCAATGAGATCCTTCGTACTGGTAAATTTGGCCGAGATAAAACCAAA GGAGCTTTCCACTTTGCTGATACGGACCCCAAACCCGTTAACCGGGCCCTGCGCACACACGAAGAGGGGATTACTCAGGTTTTACGCGCAACCGTCCCTGGATTAATCACCAGTCTCGCTGGTGAAGCGAGTGCTGGTACACAATTCACAACGGGGCCTGACGCATCCGAGCACCGTCTTCTTGTTCGTCCCGATGCATTCCATGTGAGCGTGTTGTTCCAACCGACTCTCGCGTTCCTAGAGCGCGCGGCAGCATGTTTGCCCGATGGGGTTGCCGAGGGCGTTGGAGGGATGGGCGGGGGAAGTCTATTCCTGGACGATTTCGTCGTTAGGGTATACTTGCCGCAGCTAGAGGAAAAGGTATCCGACCTATTTCACCAAGCAGTCGGTG GTTTGGACGCTTTCCATGAAGACACGCATTCAGGGCGTATTTCGGAACAGCCTTTGGTCAAA GCCAGTATGCAACTCATGGCACTCATCAACTCCCTATGTATTATGCTCCAAGCCACGCCTCTCCACCGAGAAAATTATGCTCGGCTCATCTTAGGTGTAATAATTCAATTCTACCAGCGCTGCTATGAGCGATTCCTCGACCTTGTCTCGCGAAGTACATTCAGCGGAGAAAATAGCAGCATCGCGGCCAAGTGGGCCCAACGACCTGAAGTTGCAGCCTGTCTTGGAGAACTTTATTCGACGCCG CTGCATGAAATAAATCAACGTCGAACCTTGTGCAAACAAGAAACCAGAGTCGAATTGACATTCCTTGCAAATGCGATCGTAGGGAAGGATGATCTCCTCCCACATGTTCGAGATTTGACTGCACTTGGGAGCCTGTATCGCAGTTTG ACCTGGTTCATCACTCAACTCCTGGGAATGAAATTGACACTTAATGATGCACCCGCTACTCTCAACGACCCTCGTGCGAGCCCCAAACCGCCACCGTCTCCAAGAAGCCCAGCACAAGTCCCCAACTCGCCATTTTCGCCAAGGATTCCGCTCGAAGTAATTCAATCGTCTTATATGCCATCTGACTCACTCAGGTTGCCTTTATCGCGTGCTATGGCTCA GCGGTTCGATGCAATCATGAAAACATACGATCAACTAGCTGAACTCACTCTCAGCACCATCCGTATCGAT GAAAACTACCGAATCGATCAAGAATGCAAGCAGCCTGATCCGTTTGTTCAAGATCTTAATACAAGTCTCATTGCATGTGACGATGCTATCAACGGTGTTCTGCCAGAGGTAGAAAGGAG GTTCATCTTCGATGGGATTGGTGGTCTTGTCGAACATCTGCTCGTATCCAACTCCCGGTTCATTCGGTTTGCCAATGACTTTGGAATCCAGAAGATGCTCAGGAACCTTTCTGCCTTGCGTCAAAATCTAAAGACTATAACCGGATTACCTGAGGATTTTGAACTTTCCCAAGCGCAGGCTTATTATAACTTGTTCGATTTAGGCCCGACG GCTATGCTTGAACGGATACGGAACAATCAAGTGTTTGGGTTTGAAGAGTACAAATCAATGCTAAATCTTCAGTGCGGCGTAGATCAAGCTTTGGCGGATAATGTTCGACTAAGTGGAGCACCACAGCAAACCTCCGATAGAGAGTATAACGATTACTTGATTGAATTACATGCACTTGCCATCGATGATTGGAATTAG
- a CDS encoding cytochrome P450 family protein, with the protein MSTLINISLFLFPLAAYWYVHRLIRAGSNTISCLPGPNGGHWLWGHELEAHQTPYEGAYTRWMHLYGLTYKIKGALFHPDILVIGDQVALRDILGKDTYSYVKSPIIRALIERVIGRGLAWAEGDVHKRQRHELAPFFTAKAIRNMFNTVSTCTNIGIENLESHIINNASDPKQGLTVDIMESTESMTLDITGRFVLDYDFESGKGPLANFIKQTWKKQCSVNLHWTAVLGQVIIRALPFIAHLPIPALKAQLAVKKVLRDVSQAVVSQNVNEGQDKDLLTAMGKLWPLSIRFITPQTSVYALKVRLSNKGQIQGGQNELYDQVSTIAFTSQDTTAGTLTFGLHQLAIHPRYQSRLRDEIVQLGREPTYDDLMSGMPWLDAITMEIFRLRPVGAHMERVAAQDTILRFGDPVQTSHGAKISEIAIKAGQTIIIPITAMNHLKSVWGDDAEELDPERWFSPARLKHVDRKFGWNGMLTFSDGPRHCIGYRMAVLIFKTALAAYIRKFEFHDTGAVIHARYVGTLQPYIANEEEKGTQMPLRVTLVNDLGDDKAY; encoded by the exons ATGAGTACCCTCATCAATATCTCACTATTCCTCTTCCCATTAGCTGCCTATTGGTACGTGCATAGGCTCATTAGAGCTGGATCTAATACCATATCGTGTCTGCCTGGACCT AATGGCGGACACTGGCTTTGGGGACATGAACTGGAAGCCCATCAAACCCCATATGAAGGGGCGTACACGAGATGGATGCATCTGTACGGCCTAACCTACAAGATTAAAGGGGCACTGTTTCACCCAGACATT CTTGTCATTGGTGACCAAGTTGCACTTCGTGATATACTTGGAAAGGACACTTATTCATACG TCAAATCTCCGATAATCCGTGCCCTCATTGAACGTGTCATAGGAAGAGGTCTTGCCTGGGCAGAGGGTGATGTACATAAACGGCAGCGCCACGAACTTGCGCCTTTTTTTAC AGCTAAAGCAATTCGCAATATGTTTAATACGGTTAGCACCTGCACCAACATTGGCATTGAGAATCTTGAGTCGCACATCATCAACAATGCTAGTGATCCAAAACAGGGCCTGACGGTGGATATAATGGAGTCGACAGAGTCAATGACCCTAGATATTACTGGACGTTTTGTGCTCGACTACGATTTCGAGTCTGGAAAAGGTCCTTTGGCAAATTTCATTAAGCAGACTTGGAAGAAGCAATGTTCTGTTAACCTGCATTGGACGGCTGTACTT GGGCAAGTGATTATTAGGGCACTACCTTTTATTGCCCATCTTCCGATACCAGCTCTGAAAGCTCAGCTAGCTGTCAAAAAGGTACTTCGGGATGTATCACAGGCAGTCGTCAGCCAAAATGTGAACGAAGGGCAGGACAAAGACCTGCTTACTGCCATGGGTAAGTTATGGCCTCTCAGTATTCGATTCATCACGCCTCAGACTTCCGTTTATGCTCTCAAAGTCCGATTATCCAACAAAGGTCAGATCCAAGGTGGCCAAAACGAACTCTACGACCAG GTATCCACTATAGCGTTCACTAGTCAAGATACCACTGCAGGTACTCTCACGTTTGGATTACACCAGCTTGCCATACATCCCAGGTATCAGAGTCGCCTTCGAGATGAAATTGTTCAACTGGGCCGAGAACCAACATATGATGACCTGATGTCAGGAATGCCATGGCTCGATGCTATCACGATGGAGAT TTTTCGTCTCCGCCCTGTTGGTGCGCACATGGAACGAGTGGCAGCTCAA GATACTATACTGCGATTCGGGGACCCAGTTCAGACCTCCCATGGAGCCAAAATCTCGGAAATTGCGATCAAGGCAGGACAA ACTATCATCATACCTATCACGGCTATGAACCATCTAAAGTCTGTATGGGGCGATGATGCCGAAGAGCTAGACCCGGAAAGATGGTTCAGTCCTGCAAGGCTTAAGCATGTTGATAGGAAGTTTGGGTGGAATGGTATGCTGACTTTCTCGGATGGACCGCGTCACTGCATTGGGTATCGAATGGCTGTCCTCATATTCAAA ACGGCCCTGGCTGCATATATCCGCAAGTTTGAGTTCCACGATACCGGTGCAGTGATACATGCTCGCTATGTGGGAACGCTACAGCCGTATATTGCTAATGAAGAGGAGAAAGGAACGCAGATGCCACTTCGAGTAACCTTGGTGAATGATTTGGGAGATGACAAGGCGTATTGA